Proteins from a genomic interval of Nautilia sp. PV-1:
- the fliI gene encoding flagellar protein export ATPase FliI, translating to MALSSIKDKIGKKPLSKPFGIVKKINPTNLVATGLNPSIGDIVKICSGNHEILGMVTALDENSFIVTPFSFLEGFKIGDKIYIDENGMQIPVGEGLLGRVVDPFMNPIDDKGEIFFEKKYPIMTKPISPMKRGVIDEVFETKVKAIDGLLTCGKGQKLGIFAGSGVGKSTLMSMIVKGASADIKVIALIGERGREIPEFIEHQLGGDLTNTVIIVATSDDSALMRKYGAFSAMAVAEYFKDKNKDVLFLMDSITRFAMAQREIGLAMGEPPTSKGYPPSAIMLLPQLMERAGKEKNKGSITAFFTVLVEGDDTSADPIADQARSILDGHFILSRELTDSGIYPPINILNSASRVMSNVVSEEHLKKAQKFKKLYSLLKENEVLIRIGAYQKGVDPELDEAINKKQAMENFLKQSPNELIPFDETLNILNNIV from the coding sequence ATGGCTCTTAGCAGCATAAAAGACAAAATCGGTAAAAAACCGCTTTCAAAACCGTTCGGCATTGTCAAAAAAATCAATCCGACAAATTTAGTAGCCACAGGATTAAATCCTTCTATCGGCGATATAGTCAAAATATGTTCCGGAAACCATGAAATACTCGGAATGGTGACGGCCCTTGACGAAAACTCTTTTATAGTTACACCTTTTTCATTTCTTGAAGGCTTTAAAATCGGCGATAAAATTTACATCGACGAAAACGGCATGCAGATACCCGTGGGCGAAGGTCTACTTGGCAGAGTCGTAGATCCTTTTATGAACCCTATTGATGACAAAGGGGAAATATTTTTTGAAAAGAAATATCCTATTATGACTAAACCTATCTCACCTATGAAACGAGGTGTTATTGATGAAGTATTCGAAACAAAGGTCAAAGCAATCGACGGACTTTTAACATGCGGAAAAGGACAAAAGCTCGGTATTTTTGCAGGAAGCGGTGTCGGTAAATCAACTCTTATGAGTATGATTGTAAAAGGTGCGAGTGCTGATATTAAAGTAATCGCCCTAATTGGTGAGAGGGGAAGGGAAATTCCTGAATTCATAGAACATCAACTCGGAGGCGACTTAACAAATACGGTAATAATTGTAGCAACTTCGGATGATTCTGCCCTTATGAGAAAATACGGGGCATTCAGCGCCATGGCAGTGGCTGAATATTTCAAAGATAAAAATAAAGACGTCTTGTTTTTAATGGACAGTATTACAAGATTTGCAATGGCCCAAAGAGAAATAGGACTTGCAATGGGAGAACCTCCTACCAGCAAAGGGTATCCTCCAAGCGCAATTATGCTTCTGCCACAATTAATGGAAAGAGCCGGAAAAGAAAAAAACAAAGGTTCGATTACAGCCTTTTTCACGGTTTTGGTAGAAGGCGATGACACATCTGCGGATCCTATTGCCGACCAGGCAAGATCAATCCTTGACGGACATTTTATTTTAAGCAGAGAACTGACTGACAGCGGTATCTATCCTCCAATAAATATATTAAATTCCGCCAGCAGGGTTATGAGTAACGTAGTTAGTGAAGAACATCTTAAAAAAGCACAAAAATTTAAAAAACTTTATTCACTTTTAAAAGAAAACGAAGTCCTTATCCGTATAGGTGCCTACCAAAAAGGCGTAGATCCTGAACTTGACGAAGCCATTAACAAAAAACAGGCTATGGAAAACTTTTTAAAACAGTCTCCAAACGAACTAATTCCTTTTGATGAAACTTTAAATATCTTAAACAATATTGTATAA
- a CDS encoding EAL domain-containing protein: protein MNFQQILEIFNKQPYVAVMLYKEKIIYANKKLQELLGYNQKEILELPAEGIFPPGKTREKIKEVVARRLKGEEFPATYEPFEVLNKNNKRLMMKFFTQTIKLDDGDYAGFVLGIDVTDEFKKEFLIDILKEINQTIITKEKESEIYQNIVKAIYTKGGYEFACASIKNPSNTELEPKYCIGNFDEEFLNFLKTIFKADPAYTDKCMATKYMLENKFMVINDLTKIEFPNKKLLDTLLKRNFKSILFFPIFKNNKLYSSIGICSKYIDDFDNISISIFEEAKQDIEFAIKKTENISYLRLLQEALDKTYSWVLITDEDANILYANKSVEEITGYKLTELLGQNPRVFKSGYHSNDFYEKLWEKLQNNEVIETILINKDKNHNLFYLKDKIVPIFTPDGKKYYISLAIDITHEKTLQNQLKKDILTDLPNRNEFINLISNVISEDKKYACVIIDLKDFKIFNQINGNSAGDYLLRRFADFLKTIFYENDIIGRIGGDEFAVFIQYKSINDLYSIIQKIIYKVQHLYEFRKRISINMGISFYPKDSKNITELIEKAFLALEIAKEKGDFTYEFFNPDISDKILEYSGIKQLLIEAITYKKFIYHFQPYVNARTFKTAGAETLIRIKHGPHIVYPDVFIDFAENSGYIKEIEKIMFPRYLEYLKQINIPLSFNISGKSLTDEMHIKQLFSNISDLPVIIELTEREIAGNIEYTKEIFNFFKEKNFKLSIDDFGTGYSSLTYLKDLPTDYLKIDMSFIRNIEKSDKDLAIVETIINFAHRFNLQTIAEGVETENQVKILQKLKCDYLQGYYFAKPMPFEDLQKFLKSHKNS from the coding sequence ATGAACTTCCAACAGATTCTTGAAATTTTTAATAAACAGCCGTACGTTGCAGTAATGTTATACAAAGAAAAAATAATTTATGCAAACAAAAAACTTCAGGAACTGTTAGGATATAATCAAAAAGAGATCCTTGAACTCCCTGCGGAAGGTATCTTCCCTCCCGGAAAAACAAGAGAAAAAATTAAAGAAGTGGTTGCCAGGAGGTTAAAAGGCGAAGAGTTCCCCGCGACATATGAACCTTTCGAAGTTTTAAATAAAAACAACAAACGTCTGATGATGAAATTTTTCACTCAAACAATTAAATTAGACGACGGAGATTATGCCGGGTTTGTTTTAGGCATAGACGTCACCGACGAATTTAAAAAAGAATTTTTAATAGATATATTAAAAGAAATAAACCAAACAATAATTACAAAAGAAAAAGAATCTGAAATATATCAGAATATCGTAAAAGCAATTTATACAAAAGGCGGATATGAATTCGCTTGTGCCTCTATCAAGAATCCATCAAACACTGAACTTGAACCAAAATACTGCATTGGAAATTTTGACGAAGAGTTTTTAAATTTCTTAAAAACAATTTTTAAAGCAGATCCTGCTTATACCGACAAATGCATGGCTACAAAATATATGCTTGAAAATAAATTTATGGTTATTAACGACCTGACAAAAATAGAATTTCCGAATAAAAAACTTTTAGACACTCTTTTAAAAAGAAACTTTAAATCCATACTTTTCTTCCCTATTTTTAAAAACAACAAACTTTATTCTTCTATAGGTATCTGCTCTAAATATATAGATGATTTTGACAATATTTCAATTTCTATTTTCGAAGAAGCCAAACAGGACATAGAATTTGCTATAAAAAAAACCGAAAACATTTCATATCTTCGTCTTTTACAAGAAGCCCTGGATAAAACATATTCTTGGGTGTTAATTACAGATGAAGACGCTAATATTTTGTATGCCAACAAAAGCGTTGAAGAAATTACCGGATACAAATTAACAGAACTTTTAGGACAAAACCCTAGAGTATTTAAATCAGGATACCACTCAAACGATTTTTATGAAAAGCTGTGGGAAAAGCTGCAAAATAATGAAGTCATAGAAACAATACTTATAAATAAAGACAAAAACCACAATTTATTTTATTTAAAAGATAAAATAGTACCTATCTTTACACCTGACGGTAAAAAATATTATATTTCTTTAGCAATAGATATTACACACGAAAAAACACTTCAAAATCAGCTAAAAAAAGATATCTTAACAGATTTACCTAACAGAAACGAATTTATAAATTTAATTTCCAATGTTATTTCTGAAGATAAAAAATACGCTTGTGTAATTATAGACTTAAAAGATTTCAAAATATTTAACCAAATAAACGGCAACAGTGCCGGGGATTATTTACTCAGAAGGTTTGCCGATTTTTTAAAAACAATTTTTTATGAAAATGATATTATCGGAAGAATCGGAGGAGATGAATTTGCAGTTTTCATTCAATATAAATCAATAAATGATTTATATTCTATAATACAAAAAATTATTTACAAAGTTCAACATTTATACGAATTTAGAAAAAGAATTTCAATAAATATGGGTATTTCTTTTTATCCTAAAGACTCAAAAAACATCACAGAACTTATTGAAAAAGCTTTTCTTGCATTAGAAATAGCTAAAGAAAAAGGCGATTTTACTTATGAATTTTTCAATCCCGATATTAGCGATAAGATTCTTGAATATTCAGGCATTAAACAGCTTTTGATTGAAGCAATCACTTATAAAAAATTTATTTATCACTTTCAGCCGTATGTAAATGCCCGCACTTTTAAAACAGCCGGCGCTGAAACATTAATAAGAATTAAACATGGTCCTCATATAGTTTACCCCGATGTTTTTATAGATTTCGCAGAAAACAGCGGATATATAAAAGAAATCGAAAAAATAATGTTCCCTAGATACTTGGAATATTTAAAACAAATAAATATTCCACTTTCATTTAATATATCAGGCAAATCCTTAACAGATGAAATGCATATAAAACAGCTCTTTAGTAACATTTCAGATCTTCCGGTTATAATTGAGCTTACAGAAAGAGAAATAGCCGGCAACATTGAATATACAAAAGAAATTTTTAATTTCTTTAAAGAAAAAAATTTTAAACTTTCAATAGATGATTTCGGGACAGGATATTCATCACTTACTTATTTAAAAGATTTACCTACCGATTATCTGAAGATTGATATGTCTTTTATAAGAAATATTGAAAAATCAGACAAAGACCTTGCAATTGTCGAAACAATTATTAATTTTGCTCACAGATTTAATTTACAAACTATAGCCGAAGGCGTTGAAACTGAAAATCAGGTCAAAATTTTACAAAAATTAAAGTGCGATTATTTACAGGGTTATTACTTCGCAAAACCTATGCCTTTTGAGGATTTACAAAAATTTTTAAAATCTCACAAAAATTCTTGA
- a CDS encoding BspA family leucine-rich repeat surface protein, with protein sequence MNFKYCPKDFNELRECIKKEIFEVQGTPDKPNREADLNCIDTSLIKEMHFVFFSVKFNGDVSRWNVKNVIRFENMFCESKFNGDIGGWKNDYLEKTFKTNPWFANSLVPSFPHNFSTYVFFKNNNLPVYHNKFVVKDAILLKIDEKNILKFKEFVKLPAKIQTFETLSMAIKYSDDFNFTYKKIVQSIDSKYFTKTEVNDIYFLLGKVNDLDTKELKNYKNSLKAMIQKTKSIKYVAKILAYNDFMTKDIDILDKYKKILEVKNNEEKEVLKALLFSGILKSKKGSL encoded by the coding sequence ATGAATTTTAAATATTGTCCTAAGGATTTTAATGAATTAAGAGAATGTATTAAAAAAGAGATATTTGAGGTTCAAGGAACACCTGATAAACCAAACCGGGAAGCAGATTTAAATTGTATTGACACTTCTCTGATTAAAGAAATGCACTTTGTGTTTTTTAGTGTCAAGTTTAATGGAGATGTTAGCAGATGGAATGTTAAAAATGTAATTCGTTTTGAAAATATGTTTTGTGAAAGTAAATTTAATGGAGATATAGGAGGATGGAAAAATGATTACCTTGAAAAAACATTTAAAACAAATCCATGGTTCGCTAATTCACTAGTACCGTCATTTCCTCATAATTTTAGCACTTATGTTTTTTTTAAAAATAATAATCTTCCAGTTTATCATAATAAGTTTGTAGTTAAAGATGCTATATTACTCAAAATAGATGAAAAGAATATCTTAAAATTTAAAGAATTCGTAAAACTTCCTGCAAAGATTCAGACATTTGAGACTTTATCTATGGCTATTAAGTATAGTGATGACTTTAATTTTACATATAAAAAAATTGTGCAATCAATAGATTCTAAATATTTTACTAAAACAGAAGTTAATGATATTTATTTTTTACTTGGAAAAGTTAATGACTTAGATACAAAAGAATTAAAAAATTATAAAAACTCATTAAAAGCAATGATACAAAAAACTAAATCTATAAAATATGTGGCAAAAATTTTAGCATATAATGATTTTATGACTAAAGATATTGACATTTTGGATAAATATAAAAAAATTTTAGAAGTAAAAAATAATGAGGAAAAAGAAGTTTTAAAAGCTTTACTTTTTTCTGGAATTTTGAAAAGCAAAAAAGGTAGTTTATAG
- a CDS encoding type IV secretory system conjugative DNA transfer family protein, whose protein sequence is MEFAKAFITFENFAELLIIFNFIKKYFLFSTIQLNLNFSCKKIQKELKMAIGFNTESNSNGENKKLQIPVDFRHRLILGETGSGKTASVITPIMLERMEKNHGILVFDFKGNYHYTIKALAKKKQKLQNIIELGKDYGSFTNIIEGLPVEALDKILRPLLGHDAKDKFWEESAIQLGVSVLAIIKYMNELVNNYRYSYSFNSLIEIASDAKNLKEFKKDVKNTVNKILNSSADYSKELNIIKTIMGYYKILDKVADDFSLDRMVDDNEKTVLFSVISTLVNPIASLRKESVNIPEIDILKELCKGKIIVFSLNDFDLNVLNAIVSAVFYKIILFKMSYKDAPVTIIMDEAQKVLNNYFELPLDVLREYKVDVVLATQSIANLKEKLNSDKVEALLANLTHKIYLNGQDMEVPKHHAYYNGQYYKLNPLEFDKLDKFLAEREYQMSHTKLKNLPFSHNSIPVVYSKLSDTKLLIKDQNLQAIGKMDFFIKKYKKEDLAKLFPDILKLEDEINQSRAIEEYLRNESYKGGDYDYY, encoded by the coding sequence ATGGAATTTGCCAAAGCATTTATAACTTTTGAAAACTTTGCTGAACTTCTCATAATCTTTAATTTTATCAAAAAATACTTTCTTTTTTCAACCATACAATTGAATTTAAACTTCTCTTGCAAAAAAATTCAAAAGGAGTTAAAAATGGCAATCGGATTTAATACGGAATCAAATTCAAACGGAGAGAATAAAAAATTACAAATCCCCGTAGATTTCAGACATCGTCTGATTTTAGGAGAGACCGGAAGTGGAAAAACGGCTTCGGTAATTACTCCTATAATGCTTGAGAGGATGGAGAAAAATCACGGGATTTTGGTGTTTGATTTTAAAGGAAACTACCACTATACGATAAAAGCTCTCGCTAAAAAAAAACAAAAATTGCAAAATATAATAGAACTTGGCAAAGATTACGGAAGTTTCACTAACATAATAGAGGGACTCCCCGTAGAGGCTTTAGATAAAATCCTCCGTCCTCTTTTAGGACACGATGCAAAAGACAAATTTTGGGAAGAATCCGCTATTCAGTTAGGTGTGTCCGTTTTAGCTATTATTAAATATATGAACGAACTTGTAAATAATTACAGATATTCTTATTCGTTTAATTCTTTAATAGAAATAGCTTCAGATGCCAAAAATTTAAAAGAGTTTAAAAAAGATGTCAAAAACACCGTAAATAAAATACTTAATTCAAGCGCGGACTATTCAAAAGAACTTAACATCATAAAAACGATAATGGGATACTATAAAATCCTTGATAAAGTCGCCGATGACTTTTCGCTTGATAGGATGGTTGACGATAACGAAAAAACGGTTCTTTTCAGCGTAATCTCAACGCTTGTAAATCCTATTGCTTCTTTAAGAAAAGAGAGTGTCAATATTCCTGAAATAGACATATTAAAAGAGCTTTGCAAAGGCAAAATTATAGTTTTTTCACTTAACGATTTCGATTTAAACGTCCTAAACGCAATAGTCAGCGCAGTGTTTTATAAGATAATTTTGTTTAAAATGAGTTACAAAGACGCTCCCGTAACGATAATAATGGATGAAGCACAAAAAGTGCTTAATAATTATTTTGAGCTTCCTTTAGACGTATTAAGGGAATATAAAGTTGACGTTGTTTTAGCAACGCAGAGTATCGCAAACCTTAAAGAAAAACTAAATTCCGATAAAGTCGAAGCGCTACTTGCGAATTTAACCCATAAAATCTACCTAAACGGCCAAGATATGGAAGTTCCTAAACACCACGCTTACTATAACGGGCAGTATTACAAATTAAACCCTCTTGAGTTTGACAAACTCGATAAGTTCCTGGCTGAAAGAGAATATCAGATGAGTCATACGAAACTCAAAAATCTGCCTTTTTCGCACAATTCCATACCCGTAGTTTATTCAAAACTTAGCGATACGAAACTTTTAATCAAAGACCAAAACCTGCAGGCAATAGGCAAGATGGACTTTTTTATTAAAAAATACAAAAAAGAAGATTTAGCCAAACTTTTCCCGGATATTTTAAAACTTGAAGATGAAATAAATCAAAGCCGTGCTATAGAAGAATATCTTAGAAACGAATCATATAAAGGAGGTGATTATGACTATTATTAA
- a CDS encoding metallophosphoesterase, translating to MTIDIISDIHLDFYARFNRVKTEAFVEKLIKSKRDKYFEVLVIAGDIGHYNDDNLYLIKLLSQFYEKIFITWGNHDLYLLSSQYKEKYNYNSFHRLNEFKEMIKSIKNVTFLDGQKITYKGITFWGSGLWYNVSSLKHWTNYMNDSRYIYDRIDGYKIVLPYDFYPIKYNFDTFKLYKKEYEKN from the coding sequence ATGACTATTGACATTATTAGCGACATTCATTTGGATTTTTATGCAAGGTTCAACAGAGTAAAAACGGAGGCTTTTGTAGAAAAATTAATAAAAAGCAAAAGGGATAAATATTTTGAAGTTTTGGTAATTGCAGGAGATATCGGACATTATAACGATGATAATCTGTATTTAATTAAACTTTTAAGTCAATTTTACGAAAAGATTTTCATTACCTGGGGAAATCACGACTTGTATTTACTTTCTTCTCAATATAAGGAAAAATATAACTACAATTCTTTTCATAGACTAAATGAATTTAAAGAAATGATTAAAAGTATTAAAAACGTTACCTTTTTAGACGGACAAAAGATTACATATAAGGGAATTACATTTTGGGGTAGCGGGCTTTGGTATAACGTATCGTCTTTAAAACATTGGACTAATTATATGAATGATTCAAGGTATATCTATGACAGAATAGACGGCTATAAAATAGTGTTACCGTATGACTTTTACCCAATTAAATATAATTTTGACACTTTCAAACTTTATAAGAAAGAATACGAAAAAAATTAA
- a CDS encoding DUF2779 domain-containing protein, translating to MILSKSQYIRALQCLKSLWLYKKRPEIRVTEDKKVLFERGYEVGDLAKKLFDGGVEIEFNPDNFKGMIEKTKKLIKKEKIIYEATFSENGIFAMADILVKDGDGWNMYEVKSSTSVKDYHIDDASIQWYAISNAINLKKAFIIHINNEYERNGELEIDKLFKIEDITDKVLEKQNEIPKNLKEIEKILSLNKEPEISIGSHCFNPFECDFTYYCWNNVPEISVFNLYRMSFDKKMKLYNKGIVNLEDVDENTLNNIQQIQVKTYKEKSIHIEKEKIKNFLNKLSFPINFLDFETFQEAIPRFDRQRPYEQIPFQYSLHILYEDGRLEHKEFLGDENQDPRIELVKNLLNDITENGTILAYNKSFEIGVIKRLAKFAPEYEKKLIGLIDRFEDLIEPFRNLGVYHYNFNGSFSIKSVLPALFPDDESLNYKNLGLIQNGGDAMNTYAKLHLIDDEKLKKQIKDDLLKYCKLDTFAMVKILGKLKEFSKN from the coding sequence ATGATACTCTCAAAATCCCAATACATCAGAGCCCTTCAGTGTCTAAAAAGCCTGTGGCTTTATAAAAAAAGACCTGAAATTAGAGTTACCGAAGATAAGAAAGTTTTGTTTGAGAGAGGATATGAGGTTGGAGATTTGGCAAAAAAATTGTTTGATGGAGGGGTGGAAATTGAATTTAATCCTGATAACTTCAAAGGAATGATAGAAAAGACAAAAAAACTAATTAAAAAAGAAAAAATTATTTACGAAGCCACTTTCAGTGAAAACGGGATATTTGCTATGGCGGATATTTTGGTAAAAGATGGTGACGGGTGGAATATGTATGAAGTTAAATCATCCACAAGCGTTAAAGATTATCATATTGACGATGCCTCAATTCAATGGTATGCCATCTCTAATGCAATTAATTTAAAAAAAGCGTTTATTATTCATATAAATAATGAATACGAAAGAAACGGGGAGCTTGAAATTGACAAACTTTTTAAAATCGAAGATATTACAGATAAAGTATTGGAAAAACAAAACGAAATCCCGAAAAATTTAAAAGAAATAGAAAAAATTCTTTCTTTAAATAAAGAGCCTGAAATTTCAATAGGCTCTCACTGCTTTAACCCGTTTGAATGCGATTTTACTTATTACTGCTGGAATAATGTACCTGAAATAAGTGTTTTTAATTTATACAGAATGAGTTTCGATAAAAAGATGAAACTTTACAATAAAGGAATAGTTAATTTAGAAGATGTAGATGAAAACACATTAAATAACATTCAACAAATACAGGTAAAAACCTACAAAGAAAAAAGCATTCATATTGAAAAAGAAAAAATTAAAAACTTTTTAAATAAACTATCTTTCCCAATAAACTTTTTGGATTTTGAAACGTTTCAAGAAGCTATACCGAGATTTGATAGGCAAAGACCTTATGAACAGATTCCGTTTCAGTATTCTTTACATATACTGTATGAAGACGGAAGACTTGAGCATAAAGAGTTTTTAGGGGATGAAAATCAAGACCCGAGAATAGAACTTGTTAAAAACCTGTTAAACGACATAACTGAAAATGGGACAATACTCGCATATAATAAAAGTTTTGAAATAGGAGTTATTAAAAGACTTGCAAAATTTGCACCTGAATATGAAAAGAAGCTCATTGGTCTAATAGATAGATTTGAAGATTTGATTGAGCCTTTTAGAAATTTAGGAGTATATCATTACAATTTTAACGGCAGCTTCTCTATTAAATCTGTTTTACCTGCACTTTTTCCGGATGATGAATCTCTGAATTACAAAAATTTAGGGCTTATCCAAAACGGCGGTGATGCAATGAATACTTATGCAAAACTTCATTTAATTGATGATGAAAAACTTAAAAAACAGATAAAAGATGATTTGCTTAAATATTGCAAACTCGATACTTTTGCGATGGTTAAAATTTTGGGGAAATTAAAAGAATTTAGCAAAAATTGA
- a CDS encoding DUF262 domain-containing protein: MSYFSRTIKDIISDIDKKNILLPAIQREFVWDTEQIENLFDSLMRGYPIGTFLFWKIDNPQEKGEFYEFIRIYSEKEKTHNLKANLNLDKSIFAVLDGQQRLTSLYIGLLGEFEVKERYKRNYVKKKLYLNLLHKNNTENIEKIYDFRFLSEEEVKKLNNTTEYLWFEVGKILQYNEEKLMRFKYSLEIQDMEKFLLIETNLLRLMNVINKEQVINYYEETNEDLNEVLNIFVRVNSGGTKLSYSDLLLSIATSKWKDNAREKIIELRKDLNEFGFNFDKDFILKSALMLSDIDVKFRLRNFNSDNMRKIEDNWDNIEKYLQLAVELVKLLGFDEKRLSANNAVIPIAYYLYFKKYEKSFLHSDKYTNERKQIREWLVKSLLKRVFSGQSDEVLKVIREAIRNSQSNNFPINEINENVKKINISKSIEFDDDDIEYLLNYSYGKPFAFTILSLIYENIDFSKNIFHIDHIFPKSLKNKKKIFKGLGISEEQIKEIKEKIDLIPNLQLLKGTINQEKNDKNFKDWFNNLPDKEKYKQEHFIPDIELDIKNFLEFFEKRKNLLKSKLKSVLS; encoded by the coding sequence ATGAGTTATTTTAGTAGAACTATAAAAGATATTATTTCTGATATAGATAAAAAAAATATTCTACTTCCAGCTATTCAAAGAGAATTTGTGTGGGACACAGAACAAATTGAAAATCTATTTGATAGTCTAATGAGAGGTTATCCAATAGGAACATTTCTATTTTGGAAAATAGACAATCCACAAGAAAAAGGCGAATTTTATGAATTTATTAGAATTTATAGTGAAAAAGAAAAAACACATAATTTAAAAGCTAATTTAAATCTAGATAAATCTATTTTTGCTGTATTAGATGGACAACAAAGATTAACTTCTCTTTATATAGGTTTATTAGGAGAATTTGAAGTAAAAGAAAGATATAAAAGAAATTATGTAAAGAAAAAATTATATTTAAATCTTTTACATAAAAATAATACCGAAAATATAGAAAAAATATATGACTTTAGATTTTTATCAGAAGAAGAAGTTAAAAAATTAAATAACACAACAGAATATTTATGGTTTGAAGTTGGAAAGATTTTACAATATAATGAAGAAAAGTTAATGAGATTTAAATATAGTTTAGAAATTCAAGATATGGAAAAATTTTTATTAATAGAAACAAACTTACTAAGATTAATGAATGTTATAAATAAAGAACAAGTTATTAACTACTATGAAGAAACAAATGAAGATTTAAATGAAGTTTTGAATATTTTTGTTAGGGTAAATAGTGGAGGAACAAAACTTAGTTATTCAGATTTACTTTTATCTATTGCTACTTCTAAATGGAAAGATAACGCAAGAGAAAAAATTATTGAGTTAAGAAAAGATTTAAATGAATTTGGTTTCAATTTTGATAAAGATTTTATACTTAAATCAGCTTTAATGTTAAGTGATATTGATGTTAAATTTAGACTTAGAAATTTCAATAGTGATAATATGAGAAAAATTGAGGATAATTGGGATAATATAGAGAAATATTTACAATTAGCTGTTGAGTTGGTTAAACTGTTAGGATTTGATGAAAAAAGATTAAGTGCAAATAATGCTGTTATCCCAATAGCTTATTATTTATATTTTAAAAAATATGAAAAAAGTTTTTTACATTCTGATAAATATACAAATGAAAGAAAACAAATCAGAGAATGGTTAGTTAAATCTTTACTAAAAAGAGTTTTCAGCGGTCAGTCTGATGAAGTTTTGAAAGTTATTAGAGAAGCTATAAGAAATAGTCAATCAAATAACTTTCCAATAAATGAAATTAATGAAAATGTAAAAAAAATTAATATAAGTAAAAGTATTGAATTTGACGACGATGATATTGAATACTTATTAAATTATTCTTATGGAAAACCTTTTGCATTTACAATATTGTCTTTAATATACGAAAATATAGATTTCAGTAAAAATATATTTCATATAGACCATATCTTTCCAAAAAGTTTGAAAAATAAAAAGAAAATTTTTAAAGGTTTAGGCATTAGTGAAGAGCAAATCAAAGAAATAAAAGAAAAAATTGACTTGATTCCAAATTTACAACTTTTAAAAGGAACAATTAATCAGGAAAAAAATGATAAAAACTTTAAAGATTGGTTTAATAATTTACCTGATAAAGAAAAATATAAACAAGAACATTTTATTCCGGACATTGAATTAGATATAAAAAATTTTTTGGAGTTTTTTGAAAAAAGAAAAAATTTATTAAAAAGTAAATTGAAAAGTGTTCTATCTTAA